The Paenibacillus sp. YPG26 genome includes a window with the following:
- a CDS encoding thioredoxin domain-containing protein has product MLIEKEGITLQPKKKTTALSQRKREEQLQKQRMKRLIWFSSVAVLLILIIIVFSIKPKPAKADIPYDTLPVLGNKDAKVKVVEFGDYQCPACKDFTEQVKPKLVKDYVDKGQVAFYFMNFSFLGEESNLAALAAQAVYHQSNEAFWKYYEALYHDQGTENSGRITPAYLVELAKKENLQIDYNKLQQDIDSKKYQDEVDRHNAKTDELGVQSTPTVLVNGTQYTGHYLDYDSLKKDIDKALKGE; this is encoded by the coding sequence ATGTTAATAGAGAAAGAGGGGATTACACTGCAGCCTAAGAAGAAAACGACAGCCTTGTCACAACGCAAACGGGAAGAGCAGCTACAGAAGCAAAGAATGAAGCGGCTGATCTGGTTCTCATCCGTTGCCGTTCTCTTAATTTTGATTATTATTGTGTTCAGTATCAAACCGAAACCAGCCAAAGCAGATATTCCTTACGATACCCTACCGGTGTTGGGGAATAAGGATGCCAAGGTGAAGGTGGTTGAATTTGGAGATTACCAATGTCCGGCTTGTAAAGATTTCACCGAGCAGGTTAAGCCGAAGCTCGTTAAGGATTATGTCGACAAAGGTCAAGTGGCCTTTTATTTCATGAACTTCTCCTTCCTTGGAGAGGAATCCAATCTGGCTGCCTTGGCTGCCCAGGCCGTGTATCATCAGAGCAATGAGGCATTCTGGAAATACTATGAGGCGCTTTACCACGATCAGGGGACTGAGAACAGCGGCCGGATCACACCGGCATACCTTGTGGAATTAGCCAAGAAAGAGAATCTGCAGATTGACTACAACAAGCTCCAGCAGGATATTGACAGTAAGAAATATCAGGATGAAGTGGACAGGCATAATGCCAAGACCGATGAATTAGGAGTTCAATCTACTCCTACCGTGCTCGTTAACGGTACACAATATACCGGTCACTATCTGGATTATGACAGTCTTAAGAAAGATATTGATAAAGCGTTGAAAGGTGAGTAG
- a CDS encoding disulfide oxidoreductase yields MSEQPVRSVIREYALYLAWLVSVVATVGSLYLSEVMLFEPCRLCWFQRIFMYPQVILLGIAAYRSDRNIIRYLLPLNIVGGCISLFHYADQKIPGFSKIAPCRVGVPCNVDYLDWFGFITIPLMALVAFILITVFLMLGRERAE; encoded by the coding sequence ATGAGCGAACAGCCGGTACGTTCCGTAATACGAGAATACGCCCTATATCTGGCCTGGTTGGTGTCCGTCGTTGCGACCGTTGGTAGTCTGTATTTGAGTGAAGTCATGTTATTTGAACCGTGCCGGTTGTGCTGGTTCCAACGGATATTCATGTATCCGCAGGTGATTCTTCTCGGCATCGCGGCCTATCGGTCAGACCGGAATATAATCCGCTATCTGCTGCCTCTTAATATTGTTGGAGGCTGTATCTCCCTGTTCCACTATGCTGACCAGAAGATCCCCGGCTTCTCGAAGATTGCGCCCTGCCGGGTGGGAGTGCCCTGTAATGTGGATTATCTCGATTGGTTCGGTTTCATTACGATTCCCCTGATGGCACTTGTCGCCTTCATTCTTATCACTGTGTTCCTGATGCTCGGAAGAGAGCGGGCAGAGTGA
- a CDS encoding zinc ribbon domain-containing protein, whose protein sequence is MSFLNKFKAGVAEAGNKAKNVVEINRLKMQNSSMQNEINGQYEAMGRIVFESMEQGTWPISKEQVSSHTIRIQELQLAIEQNLLHIANINDSKTCKACGASNNIEAKFCNHCGHTYEVNHNSTVEYGTDSKAEIQEGGHSLPDQTKR, encoded by the coding sequence TTGAGTTTTCTGAATAAATTTAAGGCCGGCGTTGCTGAAGCAGGCAATAAGGCCAAGAATGTGGTCGAGATCAATCGGTTGAAGATGCAGAACAGTTCTATGCAGAATGAGATCAATGGTCAATACGAGGCGATGGGCAGAATTGTATTTGAATCCATGGAACAGGGCACTTGGCCTATCTCCAAAGAGCAGGTATCCAGTCATACGATTCGTATTCAGGAGCTTCAGCTGGCGATTGAGCAGAATCTGCTGCATATTGCGAATATCAATGACTCCAAGACCTGCAAGGCATGCGGGGCATCGAACAATATCGAGGCCAAGTTCTGTAATCACTGTGGACACACATATGAAGTGAACCATAACAGTACAGTAGAATATGGGACTGATTCCAAGGCAGAGATTCAAGAAGGCGGCCATTCACTGCCAGATCAGACAAAACGTTAG
- a CDS encoding ABC transporter permease — MNFRQFAFNNVIRNKRTYIAHFLSSAFAVMIFFVYALLLFHPDLQGELASTSGTMSMLASIGMRISQYIVFIFSFFFLLYSVSAFLKLRKREFGILMLLGMSKRQLHKLLFIENILIGFGSILTGIAAGLIFSKLILLVCANLLAIERGLRFYIPLQAIWLTAAAFAVMFVVISLFTSLMVRKVELVELIKSSDKPKPEPKASWQLALLAVLLIAAGYGCVFYFVLMQVFSLGLLAAGVGLVILGTYFLFTQLSVYVIRMLKRNKSLFLRRTNLLTFSELAYRMKDNAIMFFMVSIISAVAFTGIGTCLAIGAPGLAEMTNPYSFRYSSYYGNTQEQEHVRLIQQELTKGGFPYQMGTVSPGNTDNDLTLIKLSDYNSLAKALGHPAEQLRDQEAILAPATVTQAKAYKRDGIPELEFQAIWKEYSGTFKVLKSLDYVLLPDSGNLYIVTDKAFKTIFAKQIQENINKAYHFVVKDWQKSREVSNHLKKLLPEDFEHYTFSSLVDSWIKARQINGILFILSGLVGIVFFTFAASFIYFRLYADSERDEEQYKMIAKVGLSRKELNKTVTRQLSLMFFLPIVLAMIHSAVAMTALQQLITYSVFEYAIAIFASFLFIQIVYFLITRSRYLRQLYRKLI; from the coding sequence ATGAATTTCAGACAATTCGCATTTAACAATGTTATCCGCAATAAACGGACCTACATTGCGCACTTCCTAAGCAGTGCCTTCGCGGTCATGATCTTCTTCGTGTATGCGCTGCTTCTCTTCCATCCCGATCTCCAGGGAGAGCTGGCCTCCACAAGCGGAACAATGAGTATGCTCGCGAGTATAGGCATGAGAATCTCCCAATATATTGTCTTCATCTTCTCATTCTTCTTCCTGCTGTATTCGGTCAGTGCCTTCCTGAAGCTGCGCAAGCGGGAGTTCGGGATTCTCATGCTTCTGGGCATGTCGAAGAGGCAGCTGCATAAGCTGCTGTTCATCGAGAATATCCTGATTGGCTTCGGCTCTATTCTCACTGGTATCGCAGCAGGCCTGATATTCTCCAAGCTTATTCTGCTCGTCTGTGCGAACCTGCTGGCAATTGAACGGGGGCTTAGATTCTACATTCCGCTTCAGGCAATCTGGTTGACCGCTGCCGCGTTCGCTGTCATGTTCGTAGTTATCTCGCTCTTCACTTCCCTGATGGTACGCAAGGTGGAATTGGTAGAGCTGATCAAGTCCTCCGACAAGCCGAAGCCGGAGCCGAAGGCTTCCTGGCAGCTCGCTCTCCTTGCCGTCCTTCTGATTGCTGCGGGTTATGGATGTGTCTTCTATTTTGTACTCATGCAGGTCTTCAGTCTCGGCCTTCTGGCTGCTGGTGTAGGGCTCGTTATTCTGGGCACTTATTTCCTGTTCACGCAGCTTAGTGTGTATGTTATTCGCATGCTCAAGAGAAACAAGAGTTTGTTCTTACGCCGAACTAACCTTTTGACCTTCTCGGAGCTGGCCTACCGGATGAAAGACAATGCAATCATGTTCTTCATGGTCTCGATTATATCTGCGGTTGCCTTCACCGGTATCGGAACTTGTCTGGCGATTGGGGCACCGGGTCTTGCCGAGATGACTAATCCGTATTCGTTCAGATACTCTTCTTATTACGGGAATACACAAGAACAAGAACATGTCCGTCTGATCCAGCAGGAGCTGACCAAGGGCGGCTTCCCTTATCAGATGGGCACAGTCTCACCCGGCAATACCGACAACGATCTGACCCTGATCAAGCTAAGCGACTACAACAGCCTTGCGAAGGCGCTGGGTCATCCTGCCGAACAACTGCGGGATCAGGAAGCCATTCTGGCACCAGCTACAGTGACCCAGGCCAAGGCTTACAAGCGGGATGGTATTCCTGAATTAGAATTCCAAGCAATCTGGAAAGAATATTCTGGAACATTTAAGGTCCTAAAATCGCTGGATTACGTCCTTCTTCCTGACTCGGGGAATTTGTATATCGTTACGGATAAGGCCTTCAAGACGATTTTTGCCAAGCAGATCCAAGAGAATATTAACAAGGCTTATCACTTTGTTGTAAAGGACTGGCAGAAGAGCCGGGAGGTCTCAAACCATCTCAAAAAGCTGCTTCCAGAGGATTTTGAACATTACACTTTCTCTTCCCTGGTGGATAGCTGGATTAAAGCCAGGCAAATCAACGGCATACTGTTCATCTTAAGCGGACTTGTTGGCATTGTCTTCTTCACCTTCGCAGCCAGCTTCATCTATTTCAGGCTGTATGCCGATTCGGAGAGAGACGAGGAGCAGTACAAAATGATTGCCAAGGTTGGTCTCAGCCGGAAGGAGCTTAATAAAACAGTGACCCGGCAGCTGAGCCTGATGTTCTTCCTGCCCATAGTACTGGCGATGATTCACAGCGCCGTAGCGATGACCGCCCTTCAGCAGTTGATCACCTACTCGGTCTTCGAGTATGCGATTGCGATCTTTGCCTCCTTCCTGTTCATTCAGATTGTCTATTTCCTGATTACCCGCTCGCGTTATCTGAGACAGCTGTACCGGAAGCTGATCTAG
- a CDS encoding ABC transporter ATP-binding protein produces MEILKVNNLSKIYKGAISYEALSKIQLSVSQGEFVGIMGPSGSGKTTLLNLVSTIDSPTSGEVLINGSNPHTLSADQLAVFRRRELGFVFQSFNLLHTLTVKENILLPLALDGMDLKEMNARVDQLSEKLGITSILDKRTYEISGGQAQRTAIARALIHEPKLVLADEPTGNLDSKAARDVMGIMEKRNQEDGTTMMLVTHDPVAASYCNRVIFIKDGQLYNEIHYGDNRGAFYQKIINVLSLMGGNADEFQTIRI; encoded by the coding sequence ATGGAAATTTTGAAAGTGAATAATCTCAGCAAAATATATAAAGGTGCCATATCCTACGAGGCCCTATCCAAAATTCAGTTATCCGTCAGTCAAGGCGAATTTGTCGGCATCATGGGACCTTCCGGCAGCGGCAAGACCACTCTGCTGAACCTCGTCTCCACTATTGATTCTCCCACCTCGGGCGAGGTGCTGATTAATGGCAGCAACCCGCATACCCTCTCTGCCGACCAGCTTGCTGTCTTCCGCCGCAGGGAGCTAGGATTCGTGTTCCAGTCTTTCAATCTGCTCCATACGCTCACCGTCAAAGAGAATATCCTGCTTCCTCTTGCCTTGGACGGAATGGACTTGAAAGAGATGAACGCCCGGGTAGACCAGCTGTCCGAGAAGCTGGGCATTACCTCAATACTGGATAAGCGTACCTATGAAATCTCGGGAGGTCAGGCCCAGCGGACCGCGATTGCCAGAGCCCTGATTCATGAGCCCAAGCTGGTGCTGGCCGATGAGCCTACCGGCAACCTGGATTCCAAGGCGGCCCGCGATGTTATGGGAATTATGGAGAAGCGCAATCAGGAGGACGGCACAACCATGATGCTGGTCACCCATGACCCGGTTGCGGCCAGCTATTGTAACAGAGTCATCTTTATCAAGGATGGACAGCTGTACAATGAAATTCATTATGGGGACAACCGCGGGGCCTTTTATCAGAAAATTATTAATGTTCTGTCGCTTATGGGAGGGAATGCAGATGAATTTCAGACAATTCGCATTTAA
- a CDS encoding sensor histidine kinase, with product MKLFVREHVPLFLFWTAQQLLILLVYWYDGYNHPLTALYACFLSFCLFAAYLGYRYFTHRLLYKRLAHPPAAFKDSIHAGDAAPLSSAVSNLLDIQFRHYQDQLTRYEKHQQEHLVFMNQWVHQMKTPLSVIELITQNEEDSTFENIAEEADRISRGLEMVLYMARLETFEQDFQVDKARLRDIVQDVIHENKLYFIRSSVYPDNQIPDTYTVQTDAKWLRFMLQQIVSNAIKYSAGSRSTVTFTAFCHETDLCLEVRDSGIGIPKSDLARVFRPFFTGENGRTYKESTGMGLYLVKEVADRLGYAIELESALSRGTTVRIRFPHTNT from the coding sequence ATGAAGCTGTTCGTACGCGAGCACGTCCCCCTCTTCCTGTTCTGGACTGCCCAGCAACTTCTGATCCTGCTGGTCTATTGGTATGACGGCTATAATCATCCGCTGACTGCGCTGTATGCGTGCTTTCTCAGCTTCTGCCTGTTCGCCGCTTATCTCGGATACAGGTATTTCACCCACCGGCTTCTATATAAGCGTCTGGCCCACCCGCCAGCAGCCTTTAAGGATTCCATCCACGCTGGTGACGCTGCCCCGTTATCCTCGGCTGTCAGCAATCTGCTGGATATTCAGTTCAGACATTATCAAGACCAGCTTACAAGATACGAGAAGCATCAGCAGGAGCACTTGGTGTTCATGAATCAATGGGTGCACCAGATGAAGACCCCCCTCTCGGTCATCGAGCTGATCACTCAGAACGAGGAAGATTCCACTTTTGAGAATATCGCTGAGGAAGCTGACCGGATCAGTCGTGGGCTTGAGATGGTATTGTATATGGCGAGGCTTGAGACATTCGAGCAGGACTTCCAAGTGGACAAGGCCCGCCTACGGGATATTGTTCAGGATGTTATACATGAGAACAAGCTGTATTTTATCCGCAGCAGTGTCTACCCCGATAATCAGATTCCGGATACATACACAGTCCAGACTGATGCCAAATGGCTCCGGTTCATGCTGCAGCAGATCGTCTCCAACGCAATTAAATATTCAGCGGGCAGCCGAAGCACCGTTACATTCACAGCATTCTGCCATGAGACTGACCTCTGTCTTGAGGTTCGGGATTCGGGAATCGGAATTCCTAAGTCCGATCTGGCACGCGTCTTCCGTCCTTTCTTCACCGGAGAGAACGGCCGGACTTATAAGGAATCTACGGGGATGGGGCTATACCTGGTTAAAGAAGTTGCGGACAGATTGGGTTATGCAATTGAACTGGAATCCGCCTTATCCCGCGGAACGACTGTACGGATTCGATTTCCCCATACAAATACATGA
- a CDS encoding response regulator transcription factor → MYTIMIVEDDPKIAQLLKSHIEKYGDQASAIDEFGHVLDEFKRIEPHIVLMDINLPSFDGYYWCRQIRTLSTCPIIFISARSGEMDQVRALENGADDYITKPFHYEVVMAKIRSQLRRVYGDYAAKLEERTVAQAGLILFPERMELKLGDQTVTLTKKEAVLIEALLERSPRSISRTKILDKLWDDSFVDDNTLSVNITRVRRKLAELGIEDSLETLRGVGYRLNVTWKDESAP, encoded by the coding sequence ATGTATACGATAATGATTGTGGAAGATGACCCCAAGATCGCCCAGCTCCTGAAATCCCATATCGAGAAATATGGAGATCAGGCGTCCGCTATTGACGAATTTGGACATGTGTTAGATGAATTCAAGCGAATAGAACCTCACATTGTACTGATGGATATCAATCTGCCCAGCTTTGACGGATATTACTGGTGCCGTCAGATCCGCACCCTGTCCACCTGTCCGATTATCTTCATCTCGGCACGCAGCGGAGAGATGGATCAGGTGCGGGCACTGGAGAACGGAGCCGACGATTATATAACCAAACCTTTTCACTATGAAGTCGTCATGGCCAAGATCCGCAGCCAGCTAAGGCGAGTCTATGGGGATTATGCCGCCAAATTGGAAGAGCGTACGGTAGCCCAGGCCGGACTGATTCTTTTCCCGGAGAGAATGGAATTGAAGCTTGGGGACCAGACTGTAACGTTAACCAAGAAAGAAGCGGTTCTTATTGAAGCGCTGCTAGAACGAAGTCCTAGGTCCATCAGCAGGACGAAAATTCTGGATAAGCTATGGGACGATTCGTTCGTAGACGATAATACGCTGAGTGTCAATATTACGAGGGTGCGCAGGAAGCTGGCTGAGCTTGGAATTGAGGATTCCCTTGAGACGCTTCGGGGCGTTGGGTACCGCCTTAATGTCACCTGGAAGGATGAGTCCGCGCCATGA
- a CDS encoding IS1182 family transposase — MISKNNYEGRFQISVNALDDLVPKDHLVRKLENAIDFSFIYELVQDKYSAVTGRPSVDPVVLIKIVLIQYLFGIRSMRQTIREIETNVAYRWFIGYDFTQPIPHFTTFGKNYVRRFKDTDIFESIFARILEEALGHGFVEPDVLFMDATHVKANANKNKYEKTMVQEQSKKYQEQLDKEINEDRIQHGKKPFGKKPKSALKETKTSISDPESGLFVKGEKERVFAYSFHTACDRNGFVLGAKVTPGNVHDSQVFEDVLELVKKSLGKPTAVAVDAGYKTPYISKLLIDDGIRPVMPYTRPRTKDGFFKKYDYVYDEHYDAYICPNHEFLTYELTNREGYKMYRSDPTICKDCPFLSQCTESKDFTKRISRHIWADYLEEADHLRHTDENKQIYSQRKETIERVFADLKEKHGMRWTTLRGLRKVSMQAMLVFACMNLKKLATWLWKSGGSKRYFALFMISYRKNKDKLLCS; from the coding sequence ATGATTAGTAAAAATAATTATGAAGGTCGCTTTCAGATTTCTGTGAATGCGCTAGACGACCTTGTGCCTAAGGATCATTTGGTTCGCAAGTTAGAAAATGCGATCGATTTTAGTTTTATATACGAGCTGGTTCAAGATAAATACAGTGCGGTTACAGGGCGTCCGAGTGTCGATCCCGTAGTTCTGATTAAAATCGTGCTTATCCAGTATCTATTTGGCATTCGCTCCATGCGCCAAACCATTCGGGAAATTGAAACGAACGTAGCTTACCGCTGGTTCATCGGCTATGACTTCACCCAGCCCATTCCCCACTTCACCACTTTTGGTAAAAACTATGTTCGCAGGTTTAAGGACACGGATATTTTTGAATCCATTTTTGCACGTATTCTGGAAGAAGCTTTAGGGCATGGCTTTGTAGAGCCTGACGTGCTTTTCATGGATGCAACGCATGTGAAGGCAAACGCCAACAAAAATAAATATGAAAAAACGATGGTACAGGAGCAAAGCAAAAAGTACCAAGAGCAGCTTGATAAAGAGATTAATGAAGACCGGATCCAGCATGGGAAGAAGCCTTTCGGAAAAAAGCCTAAGTCCGCTCTGAAAGAAACAAAAACAAGCATCTCCGACCCTGAGAGCGGACTATTTGTAAAGGGCGAAAAAGAACGTGTATTTGCCTACAGTTTTCATACGGCCTGCGACCGCAACGGCTTTGTTCTGGGTGCGAAAGTAACTCCAGGAAATGTACATGACAGCCAGGTGTTTGAGGATGTGCTTGAGCTCGTAAAGAAGTCTCTGGGCAAGCCCACAGCTGTAGCAGTTGACGCTGGATACAAGACTCCCTACATTAGTAAATTGCTGATCGATGACGGGATACGGCCTGTTATGCCATACACAAGACCTCGTACAAAGGATGGCTTTTTCAAGAAATATGATTACGTATACGATGAGCACTACGATGCCTATATCTGTCCGAACCATGAGTTTCTAACCTATGAATTGACGAACCGGGAAGGGTACAAGATGTATCGTTCCGATCCCACAATATGCAAAGACTGCCCCTTCTTGAGTCAGTGTACCGAAAGCAAGGACTTCACTAAGCGAATTAGCCGCCATATTTGGGCTGACTATCTGGAAGAAGCAGACCACCTTCGGCATACCGATGAAAACAAACAAATTTACTCACAGCGCAAGGAAACGATTGAGCGCGTATTTGCAGATCTAAAGGAAAAGCATGGCATGCGCTGGACGACTTTACGAGGACTTCGTAAAGTTTCCATGCAGGCGATGCTCGTTTTTGCTTGCATGAACCTCAAAAAGTTAGCCACCTGGCTCTGGAAGTCCGGTGGCTCAAAGCGATATTTCGCTTTATTTATGATCTCTTACAGAAAAAACAAAGACAAACTCCTGTGTTCCTAA
- a CDS encoding peptidoglycan recognition family protein: MKQQGHFLLLERSEFRDWLKKQIITRKINQLQVHHTASPNYSTRRIINGVAQQDYFACLEGMRNFHVNTEGWSATGQNITTFEDGRIAISLDRDLNQTPAGIRGSNTGAICIENIGNFDKGGDCITDEQRITIVHLYACLAEKFNVPVDTNHIVYHAWFARTGERLNDYSPGKSSKTCPGTNFWGDGNTINAANKNFIPQIKTELARLKCAPIPAPVPSNKNIKKDDEPMTADEKKAFADLQQKVAELVHANSMDIPSYAKKSIDKLTKLKDKSGNPVVNTPNGRSADFYALVTVLDRVGIFDK, encoded by the coding sequence ATGAAACAACAAGGACACTTTCTTTTATTGGAACGTTCCGAGTTTAGAGACTGGCTTAAAAAGCAGATTATTACTCGCAAGATTAATCAACTACAAGTACACCATACAGCTTCTCCAAATTACTCAACTAGAAGAATCATTAATGGTGTAGCCCAACAAGACTATTTTGCTTGTTTGGAAGGTATGAGAAACTTCCATGTTAATACAGAAGGCTGGTCTGCCACAGGCCAAAACATTACTACATTTGAAGATGGAAGAATTGCCATCTCACTAGATCGAGACTTAAATCAAACACCAGCAGGAATTAGAGGGAGCAACACGGGGGCTATATGTATTGAGAACATTGGCAACTTCGACAAAGGTGGCGACTGTATCACAGATGAGCAACGTATTACTATTGTTCATTTGTATGCTTGTTTAGCTGAAAAGTTTAATGTCCCAGTTGATACAAACCATATTGTATACCACGCTTGGTTCGCTCGTACTGGCGAGAGGCTTAATGATTACTCACCAGGTAAATCTAGCAAGACCTGTCCAGGGACAAACTTTTGGGGAGATGGCAATACAATTAATGCAGCTAACAAAAACTTCATTCCACAAATCAAAACGGAATTGGCGAGATTGAAATGTGCTCCTATCCCCGCTCCTGTTCCATCTAATAAAAATATTAAAAAGGATGATGAACCAATGACAGCAGATGAAAAGAAAGCATTCGCTGACTTGCAGCAAAAAGTTGCTGAACTTGTTCATGCCAACAGTATGGATATTCCATCATATGCTAAGAAATCTATAGACAAGTTAACCAAGCTAAAAGATAAAAGTGGAAATCCAGTTGTTAATACACCCAATGGACGTAGCGCCGACTTCTATGCATTGGTGACTGTGCTTGACCGTGTTGGAATTTTTGATAAGTAA
- a CDS encoding phage holin family protein: MYDKILNMIIASFGVITTYAFGGWNEALALLAILVVFDWFTGVCASLREGYKNPSDKTKGLNSNKGFLGIFKKFLMFTVIAILYRIDSLLGLSGTLSLAVGATYFYISNELISLVENYGRLDLPMPEQFKRAIGVLKTKSEFKEENMK; encoded by the coding sequence GTGTATGACAAAATTTTAAATATGATTATTGCTTCATTTGGTGTGATCACTACGTACGCCTTTGGTGGTTGGAATGAAGCGCTTGCCCTGCTCGCTATATTAGTTGTTTTTGATTGGTTTACAGGAGTATGTGCTTCTCTACGTGAAGGGTATAAAAATCCATCAGATAAAACTAAAGGGTTAAATTCAAATAAGGGTTTCTTAGGAATATTCAAAAAATTTCTTATGTTCACTGTCATCGCTATTCTATATAGGATTGATAGCCTACTTGGATTAAGTGGCACACTAAGCCTAGCTGTCGGAGCAACTTACTTTTATATAAGTAATGAGTTGATTTCGTTGGTGGAGAACTACGGTAGACTCGATCTTCCAATGCCAGAGCAATTCAAAAGAGCGATTGGCGTTCTGAAAACAAAAAGTGAATTTAAAGAGGAAAATATGAAATAG
- a CDS encoding IS1182 family transposase has protein sequence MISKNNYEGRFQISVNALDDLVPKDHLVRKLENAIDFSFIYELVQDKYSAVTGRPSVDPVVLIKIVLIQYLFGIRSMRQTIREIETNVAYRWFIGYDFTQPIPHFTTFGKNYVRRFKDTDIFESIFARILEEALGHGFVEPDVLFMDATHVKANANKNKYEKTMVQEQSKKYQEQLDKEINEDRIQHGKKPFGKKPKSALKETKTSISDPESGLFVKGEKERVFAYSFHTACDRNGFVLGAKVTPGNVHDSQVFEDVLELVKKSLGKPTAVAVDAGYKTPYISKLLIDDGIRPVMPYTRPRTKDGFFKKYDYVYDEHYDAYICPNHEFLTYELTNREGYKMYRSDPTICKDCPFLSQCTESKDFTKRISRHIWADYLEEADHLRHTDENKQIYSQRKETIERVFADLKEKHGMRWTTLRGLRKVSMQAMLVFACMNLKKLATWLWKSGGSKRYFALFMISYRKNKDKLLCSKREQGVCLQSVRTP, from the coding sequence ATGATTAGTAAAAATAATTATGAAGGTCGCTTTCAGATTTCTGTGAATGCGCTAGACGACCTTGTGCCTAAGGATCATTTGGTTCGCAAGTTAGAAAATGCGATCGATTTTAGTTTTATATACGAGCTGGTTCAAGATAAATACAGTGCGGTTACAGGGCGTCCGAGTGTCGATCCCGTAGTTCTGATTAAAATCGTGCTTATCCAGTATCTATTTGGCATTCGCTCCATGCGCCAAACCATTCGGGAAATTGAAACTAACGTAGCTTACCGCTGGTTCATCGGCTATGACTTTACCCAGCCCATTCCCCACTTCACCACTTTTGGTAAAAACTATGTTCGCAGGTTTAAGGACACGGATATTTTTGAATCCATTTTTGCACGTATTCTGGAAGAAGCTTTAGGGCATGGCTTTGTAGAGCCTGACGTGCTTTTCATGGATGCAACGCATGTGAAGGCAAACGCCAACAAAAATAAATATGAAAAAACGATGGTACAGGAGCAAAGCAAAAAGTACCAAGAGCAGCTTGATAAAGAGATTAATGAAGACCGGATCCAGCATGGGAAGAAGCCTTTCGGAAAAAAGCCTAAGTCCGCTCTGAAAGAAACAAAAACAAGCATCTCCGACCCTGAGAGCGGACTATTTGTAAAGGGCGAAAAAGAACGTGTATTTGCCTACAGTTTTCATACGGCCTGCGACCGCAACGGCTTTGTTCTGGGTGCGAAAGTAACTCCAGGAAATGTACATGACAGCCAGGTGTTTGAGGATGTGCTTGAGCTCGTAAAGAAGTCTCTGGGCAAGCCCACAGCTGTAGCAGTTGACGCTGGATACAAGACTCCCTACATTAGTAAATTGCTGATCGATGACGGGATACGGCCTGTTATGCCATACACAAGACCTCGTACGAAGGATGGCTTTTTCAAGAAGTATGATTACGTATACGATGAGCACTACGATGCCTATATCTGTCCGAACCATGAGTTTCTAACCTATGAATTGACGAACCGGGAAGGGTACAAGATGTATCGTTCCGATCCCACAATATGCAAAGACTGCCCCTTCTTGAGTCAGTGTACCGAAAGCAAGGACTTCACCAAGCGAATTAGCCGCCATATTTGGGCTGACTATCTGGAGGAAGCAGACCACCTTCGGCATACCGATGAAAACAAACAAATTTACTCACAGCGCAAGGAAACGATTGAGCGCGTATTTGCAGATCTAAAGGAAAAGCATGGCATGCGATGGACGACTTTACGAGGACTTCGTAAAGTTTCCATGCAGGCGATGCTCGTTTTTGCTTGCATGAACCTCAAAAAGTTAGCCACCTGGCTCTGGAAGTCCGGTGGCTCAAAGCGATATTTCGCTTTATTTATGATCTCTTACAGAAAAAACAAAGACAAACTCCTGTGTTCCAAACGGGAACAAGGAGTTTGTCTGCAATCTGTAAGGACTCCTTAA